A single window of Treponema denticola ATCC 35405 DNA harbors:
- a CDS encoding helix-turn-helix domain-containing protein: MQKSYYAFLNHTNSDIVKKDNPYPHFKTYAFSSEIGKGYSAIYDVGSYAHICIADHLYYEDFKYTVPSDEGIYLQQYDSIASDKKYPAGRVYTGMQYIQHYTKVKAVQYVIKKETPACIIGLQLNPEYYGAYLKNTFGITEENFCTKISLLPKENYIPEISFILNQIRKFSGTEASAKLFFKSKVDEIAALLLRKTENIQKAEHSVFSADHAAIMQTIEFINKNLHKRLPLETLAKMSCMSPSKFKYVFKAVTGFSLTDYLVNKKMEKACSLLLNTNMYVANIAQSLGYRSTGYFSACFEKYTGMLPNEYRKR, translated from the coding sequence ATGCAAAAAAGTTATTACGCTTTTTTAAACCATACTAATTCTGATATCGTAAAAAAAGATAATCCGTATCCGCATTTTAAAACCTATGCATTTTCTTCCGAAATAGGAAAAGGCTATTCTGCTATTTATGATGTAGGCTCTTATGCACATATTTGTATTGCCGATCATCTTTACTATGAGGATTTTAAATATACGGTACCATCGGATGAAGGTATTTATCTTCAGCAATATGATTCTATTGCCTCCGACAAAAAATATCCTGCAGGAAGGGTGTATACCGGAATGCAATACATTCAACATTACACTAAAGTCAAAGCGGTTCAGTATGTTATAAAAAAGGAAACCCCTGCATGTATTATCGGGCTTCAATTAAACCCCGAATATTACGGTGCATATTTAAAAAACACCTTCGGCATTACGGAAGAAAATTTTTGTACAAAAATTTCTCTCTTGCCGAAAGAAAACTATATCCCTGAAATTTCTTTTATATTGAATCAGATACGGAAATTCTCGGGAACCGAAGCGAGTGCAAAACTTTTTTTTAAAAGCAAAGTTGACGAAATCGCCGCCCTTCTTTTACGAAAAACCGAAAACATACAAAAAGCGGAACACTCCGTTTTTTCAGCCGACCATGCAGCTATTATGCAAACGATTGAGTTCATAAATAAAAACTTACACAAAAGACTGCCGCTTGAAACGCTTGCAAAAATGTCGTGTATGAGTCCTTCAAAATTTAAATATGTTTTTAAAGCCGTTACCGGTTTCTCGCTCACCGATTATCTTGTTAATAAAAAGATGGAAAAAGCCTGCTCCCTGCTTTTAAATACTAATATGTATGTTGCAAACATCGCCCAAAGTCTCGGCTACCGCAGCACCGGCTATTTTTCCGCCTGCTTTGAAAAGTACACAGGTATGCTCCCGAATGAATATAGAAAGAGGTGA
- a CDS encoding ABC transporter ATP-binding protein — MKDKTNKLKVNYRFFLSYLKYCKTYVLAAFVVVGIFIASSAYLPTITASVINADLVNMPGLKNFLIKHALLFLGTALLFFLSMYVKTLLFRKIANTACEHIQMDMAGHLLNLKMKHFDEMTSGNIMSRFSSDVNAVGDLYFLVLGEVFSVILLCIVLYIRLALMSSYLFGASFAYLPVVYFLARYYLKKSDKPTRDYRNSIGELNGFFNESINSIETVQAFCAEEKIEKEFDKFNLPAYTSKRKMVLLSGLFSWNIIARIRTLIYAALLGVFGYLYFQGAHFLVGTLVIVISYNKEITDVFLKLFMQINIYKNAFVAAGRVSEIINFEHERTNGTPHSPMGDIKFSNTQFEYKEGIPILKGLDFNAEDGMTIAFVGKTGCGKSTIMNLILGFYENSGGKVLIDGQDIRSLELKTLRSKIAVVLQEPYLFSGTIFDNISLNDPLINRESCEKALKAVGGTNLIEHSKKGLDAEVNENGKNFSEGERQIICFARAMVRDPKILILDEATANIDTETEKLINAGIEVLKKGRTTLIIAHRLSTVKNADIINVIDDGKLLESGTHEELIALNSKYAEWYRLQK, encoded by the coding sequence ATGAAAGATAAGACCAATAAACTCAAAGTAAATTATAGATTTTTTCTCTCGTACCTAAAATACTGCAAGACTTATGTCTTAGCAGCCTTTGTTGTAGTAGGAATTTTTATTGCATCTTCAGCCTATCTTCCTACAATTACGGCAAGCGTTATAAATGCCGACCTTGTAAATATGCCCGGCTTAAAAAATTTTTTAATTAAACATGCCCTTTTGTTTTTGGGGACTGCCCTTTTATTTTTTTTATCGATGTATGTAAAAACATTGCTTTTTAGAAAAATTGCAAATACCGCCTGTGAACATATTCAAATGGATATGGCCGGTCATCTTTTAAATTTAAAGATGAAACATTTTGATGAAATGACTTCGGGAAATATAATGAGCCGTTTTTCTTCCGATGTAAATGCAGTAGGCGATTTATACTTTTTGGTTTTGGGCGAGGTATTTAGTGTAATTTTATTATGTATAGTTTTATATATCCGTTTGGCACTTATGAGTTCCTATCTTTTTGGGGCTAGTTTTGCCTATCTGCCGGTTGTTTATTTTCTTGCTCGGTATTATTTAAAAAAGAGCGACAAGCCGACACGGGATTATAGAAATTCAATCGGAGAATTAAACGGATTTTTTAACGAAAGCATTAATTCTATTGAAACCGTGCAAGCTTTTTGTGCAGAGGAAAAAATAGAAAAAGAGTTCGATAAATTTAATCTCCCGGCATATACTTCAAAACGAAAAATGGTTTTACTCTCGGGGCTTTTTTCTTGGAATATTATTGCAAGAATTAGAACCTTAATTTACGCCGCCCTTTTGGGAGTGTTCGGATATCTGTATTTTCAGGGAGCTCATTTTCTTGTCGGTACTCTTGTAATCGTTATAAGTTATAATAAGGAAATAACCGATGTCTTTTTAAAATTATTTATGCAGATAAATATTTACAAAAACGCTTTTGTTGCGGCGGGAAGAGTTTCGGAGATAATCAATTTTGAACATGAAAGAACAAACGGCACTCCTCATTCTCCCATGGGAGATATAAAATTTTCAAACACTCAATTTGAATACAAAGAAGGCATTCCAATTTTAAAAGGACTTGATTTTAATGCGGAAGACGGGATGACCATAGCCTTTGTCGGAAAGACCGGCTGCGGAAAATCTACGATTATGAATTTGATTTTAGGTTTTTATGAAAATTCCGGCGGTAAGGTTTTAATTGACGGGCAGGATATACGCTCTCTTGAATTAAAAACCCTGCGTTCCAAGATTGCAGTGGTCTTGCAGGAACCCTATCTTTTTAGCGGAACGATTTTTGACAACATAAGTTTAAACGATCCTCTTATAAATAGAGAATCTTGCGAAAAAGCTTTAAAGGCTGTAGGCGGCACAAATCTTATAGAACATTCGAAAAAAGGTTTGGATGCTGAAGTGAACGAAAACGGAAAAAACTTTTCGGAAGGAGAGAGGCAGATTATCTGTTTTGCCCGTGCCATGGTAAGAGATCCTAAAATTCTAATCTTAGATGAGGCTACGGCAAACATTGATACCGAAACCGAAAAACTTATAAATGCAGGTATCGAAGTTTTAAAGAAAGGGCGAACAACACTTATAATCGCGCACCGTCTTTCTACTGTAAAAAATGCGGATATAATAAACGTAATCGATGACGGCAAATTATTGGAATCGGGAACTCATGAAGAACTTATTGCCCTAAATTCCAAATACGCCGAATGGTACAGACTGCAAAAGTAG
- a CDS encoding ABC transporter ATP-binding protein, which yields MFKIQKEAEEIFKSIRLKRMFGGFFLLSDEFLTVVPGYYIGLAVDELKNSTMTQSALIAYVVKIIFFTCMGYFFSSMFMFFIHNSGNRAAYLFRKKIISSVLKKTPPFFKKYTSGDILARTSNDVTAVENYFANGFIMLMDSFAYPGAAIFMMSVLISWKLTLAVVLPIPLITIIYFSLGKAIKDRTGKTYAEFSKVNQGILELAEGIKLIRCYVNEQVRLKKLSSIVKNYFSVLYAQVKLTSILQPCTAFITNLCIIIAFCYGGYLVHIGEITSGNLVSFFVFVGMIAWSGMASGFYLQIQKSADAAIDRINALIRDNNEFPSMGNKEKIERIEKISFKNFSFAYSDSEKKVLQDISFEISQGEILGITGKTGSGKTSLIKQFFSLYPQNENIFINNIPLKNCDIFSFRNKTAYVSQRPQLLSGTVCENLCFYEKEIEKEKILKVLEAADVKSDIEKLTNGIDTKIGEKGVMLSGGQRQRIALARALLKEPEVLILDDAISAVDADTEVKIIENLKKSSSFNICIISAHRLSAVQHADKIIVLDDGKIIQQGTHEKLIKEGGWYAEQFEYQHSHSAELMQAEDADLQIDGGKKDER from the coding sequence ATGTTTAAGATACAAAAGGAAGCCGAAGAGATTTTTAAATCTATCAGGCTTAAAAGAATGTTTGGAGGTTTCTTTTTACTTTCAGATGAGTTTTTGACGGTCGTGCCGGGATACTACATAGGTCTTGCCGTCGATGAATTAAAAAATTCTACTATGACACAAAGTGCCCTTATTGCGTATGTGGTAAAAATAATTTTTTTCACCTGTATGGGATATTTTTTTTCTTCCATGTTTATGTTCTTTATTCACAATTCTGGAAACAGGGCGGCTTATCTTTTTAGAAAAAAAATAATTTCGTCTGTTTTAAAAAAGACTCCGCCGTTTTTTAAAAAATATACTTCAGGCGATATTTTGGCTCGCACCTCAAATGATGTCACTGCCGTAGAAAATTATTTTGCTAACGGTTTTATAATGCTGATGGACTCCTTTGCATATCCCGGAGCTGCAATTTTTATGATGTCGGTTTTAATTTCATGGAAGTTAACCCTTGCAGTCGTCCTCCCAATACCGCTTATAACTATTATTTATTTTTCTTTAGGTAAAGCAATAAAAGATAGAACGGGTAAAACCTATGCGGAATTTTCCAAGGTCAACCAAGGTATTTTGGAGCTCGCTGAAGGAATAAAACTTATACGCTGTTACGTGAATGAGCAAGTCAGGTTAAAAAAACTTTCTTCCATTGTTAAAAATTATTTTTCGGTTCTTTATGCACAAGTTAAACTAACCTCTATTTTGCAGCCATGTACAGCCTTTATTACAAATCTTTGTATCATAATAGCCTTTTGCTACGGCGGTTACCTTGTACATATAGGAGAAATTACTTCAGGGAATCTTGTTTCGTTTTTTGTTTTTGTCGGAATGATTGCATGGAGCGGAATGGCAAGCGGCTTTTACTTACAAATTCAAAAGTCGGCAGATGCAGCTATCGACAGAATAAATGCTCTTATAAGAGATAACAACGAATTTCCGTCCATGGGAAACAAAGAAAAAATCGAAAGAATAGAAAAAATTTCTTTTAAAAATTTCAGCTTTGCATATTCCGATTCCGAAAAGAAAGTTTTACAGGATATTTCCTTTGAAATTTCACAAGGAGAAATTTTAGGAATTACCGGAAAAACCGGTTCGGGTAAAACAAGTTTGATAAAACAATTTTTCAGCCTGTATCCTCAAAATGAAAATATCTTCATAAATAATATTCCCTTAAAAAATTGCGATATTTTTTCTTTTAGAAACAAGACCGCTTATGTAAGTCAGCGTCCTCAACTTTTATCGGGAACCGTTTGTGAAAACTTATGCTTTTATGAAAAGGAAATTGAAAAAGAAAAAATATTAAAGGTTTTGGAAGCGGCTGATGTAAAAAGCGACATTGAAAAACTTACAAACGGGATCGATACAAAAATAGGAGAAAAAGGTGTTATGCTTTCAGGAGGGCAAAGGCAACGAATTGCCCTTGCCCGTGCTCTTCTTAAAGAACCGGAAGTTTTGATTTTGGATGATGCCATTTCTGCCGTCGATGCGGACACTGAAGTTAAGATAATCGAAAACCTAAAAAAATCTTCTTCATTTAATATCTGTATTATATCGGCACACCGTCTTTCGGCTGTTCAGCATGCAGACAAAATAATTGTGCTGGATGACGGTAAAATTATTCAGCAAGGAACGCACGAAAAACTTATAAAAGAAGGCGGCTGGTATGCGGAGCAGTTTGAATACCAGCACAGCCATTCTGCGGAACTTATGCAAGCTGAAGATGCAGACCTACAAATTGACGGAGGAAAAAAAGATGAAAGATAA
- a CDS encoding ABC transporter ATP-binding protein, translating to MLKRFFALSDAGMRNLRSSITLGVIINLFLMVPLGLSLYVLQYFLARIMQQGFQVPNVWAVSAAALAIIVVLFILEKLKYGRMYNGAYEEAANVRISLAESLRKLPLSYFGRQDLSYLTSTLLNDVTTIEEALSNVVPEMFSGIISILIAAGLLALLDWRMTIALFVCAFAGFFIVVGCRRLSEKKMKSVIVRKDSIYDSLQQMIENVKVLKSSDKKAEYVQKLKTDITEATGAALKSEASIGALMFGVAMFIRFGFPLVISYGAFLLAQGQIELLTYIVFLLVSCRIFDPLTTVFMLLAEFFYTLIAVERKQAIVNYPAQTGSETFNPNGYDISYDNVSFSYNESTSKGAGGIGGSSDDNSMADSTANNTEEDTVRGISFTAKQGEITALVGHSGCGKSTIARLAARFWDASSGTVSIGGVDVSTVEPETLLGAFSIVFQDVVLFNDTVYNNILIGNRNATREQVLAAAKAAQCDSFIEKLPQGYDTEIGENGYTLSGGERQRLSIARALLKDAPIILLDEATAALDPENETLIQHAISTLIKNKTVIVIAHRLRTVETADKIIVLNKGTIAETGTHSELMEKDGIYREMYRLQRESDQWSA from the coding sequence ATGTTAAAAAGATTTTTTGCTTTATCTGATGCGGGAATGCGTAATTTGCGTTCGTCGATTACGCTCGGTGTCATTATCAATTTATTTTTGATGGTACCGCTGGGACTTTCGCTGTATGTGCTGCAGTATTTTTTGGCGCGCATCATGCAGCAAGGTTTTCAAGTACCGAATGTGTGGGCGGTGTCTGCAGCCGCTCTTGCGATTATTGTTGTACTGTTCATCCTCGAAAAACTGAAGTACGGCAGGATGTACAACGGTGCATATGAAGAAGCGGCGAATGTGCGTATTTCGCTTGCAGAATCGCTTAGAAAGCTCCCGCTGTCCTACTTCGGCAGGCAGGATTTGTCGTATTTAACCTCGACGCTTTTGAACGATGTTACGACGATTGAAGAAGCGCTTTCCAATGTCGTGCCGGAGATGTTCAGCGGTATTATTTCGATTTTGATTGCAGCCGGTCTTCTTGCCCTTTTGGATTGGCGGATGACCATTGCGTTGTTTGTTTGTGCCTTTGCAGGATTTTTTATCGTCGTCGGCTGCCGCAGGCTTTCGGAAAAAAAGATGAAAAGCGTCATAGTCCGCAAAGATTCGATATACGATTCCCTCCAGCAGATGATCGAGAACGTCAAAGTATTGAAGTCTTCCGATAAAAAAGCGGAGTATGTACAGAAGCTCAAAACCGATATTACCGAAGCGACAGGAGCTGCGCTCAAATCGGAAGCGTCGATCGGAGCGCTTATGTTCGGTGTAGCGATGTTTATCCGCTTCGGCTTTCCGCTGGTTATTTCCTATGGGGCGTTTTTGCTGGCGCAGGGGCAAATTGAACTGTTGACATATATCGTCTTTTTGCTGGTCTCCTGCCGTATCTTCGATCCGCTGACAACGGTGTTTATGCTGCTCGCCGAGTTCTTTTATACGCTGATTGCCGTTGAACGGAAACAGGCGATTGTTAATTATCCGGCCCAGACGGGAAGCGAAACATTCAATCCGAACGGTTACGACATTTCCTATGATAATGTTTCATTCTCGTATAATGAATCGACCAGCAAAGGTGCAGGCGGCATAGGCGGGAGCTCCGACGATAATTCAATGGCAGATAGTACAGCAAACAATACCGAAGAAGATACGGTCAGAGGAATAAGCTTTACCGCAAAGCAGGGCGAAATTACCGCCCTTGTCGGGCACTCAGGTTGCGGAAAGTCCACGATTGCACGCTTGGCTGCACGCTTTTGGGATGCCTCATCGGGCACGGTCAGCATAGGCGGTGTCGATGTTTCCACGGTGGAACCTGAAACTCTGCTCGGAGCTTTTTCAATTGTGTTTCAAGATGTCGTACTCTTCAATGACACGGTATACAACAATATTTTAATCGGCAATCGAAACGCTACAAGAGAACAAGTGCTTGCTGCCGCAAAAGCCGCACAGTGCGATTCGTTCATCGAAAAACTACCGCAAGGCTATGACACGGAAATCGGCGAAAACGGTTACACCCTTTCAGGCGGAGAGCGCCAGCGGCTTTCCATCGCCCGTGCACTTTTAAAGGACGCGCCAATCATCCTCTTGGATGAAGCAACTGCCGCCCTCGATCCCGAAAACGAAACGCTCATTCAGCATGCCATCAGCACACTGATAAAAAATAAAACCGTTATCGTCATCGCTCACAGACTGCGAACGGTAGAAACTGCCGACAAGATTATAGTGCTTAACAAGGGAACCATTGCCGAAACAGGTACCCACTCCGAGTTGATGGAGAAGGACGGTATTTATCGGGAGATGTATCGGCTGCAGAGAGAAAGCGATCAATGGTCGGCATAA
- a CDS encoding ABC transporter ATP-binding protein yields MNDKQNRPAQKNTERDPAKQQAERNPAKQKTIKRLLSYAGKSRGLLPLSLMLSGLSALVSFVPYIMVFFVMRDVIAAAVAKEAVNAASLTRYGLWAVGSAAAGFVLYYAALMLSHATAFTIQENLSIRMAEALAELPIGWHITHVSGKVRKVFEKNVNQLETLIAHNLPDTAQNMVSPFAILALMLVFDWRLGLISLLPLVLAFVLQAVLMQISSNSGFMQKYENALEQMNNAGTEYVRGISVIKTFNQSVYYFKNFYTSIMNYKEFVYKYSLSWENGYSIFLALVKAGFLFLLPAALLIAGSATLDPRFFYSFVFYLAFAPVTYTMLMKVMYANSFNQRSNDALNRIEDILQAPLTKEPEKSVLPEKYDIEFRDVVFSYKTETAGSAETDTGNKGRATVNGISLHIPEHSLTALVGPSGGGKTTLVNLLGRFWEIDSGEISIGGVDIRDIKTSDLLHTVGFVFQENKLFKESIFENIRYGKKDASREEVMEALRKAECMDIIEKLPAGIDTVYGTKGTYVSGGEAQRLAIARTLLQDAPIIVLDEATAFADAENEHKIKKTFDVLLKDKTVIMIAHRLSSVVNADKICVINEGKIEEEGTHTELLARKGLYASMWDNFQKGIEWKV; encoded by the coding sequence ATGAATGATAAACAAAACCGGCCGGCACAGAAAAATACTGAACGAGACCCGGCAAAGCAGCAGGCGGAACGAAACCCTGCAAAACAGAAAACCATCAAGCGACTTTTAAGCTACGCGGGAAAAAGCAGAGGGCTTTTGCCACTGTCGCTTATGCTTTCAGGCTTGAGTGCCCTTGTGAGCTTTGTGCCGTACATTATGGTGTTCTTTGTAATGCGCGATGTGATTGCCGCCGCCGTAGCAAAAGAAGCGGTAAACGCCGCCTCCCTTACACGCTACGGACTGTGGGCAGTCGGCTCCGCGGCGGCGGGCTTTGTGTTGTATTATGCAGCGCTCATGCTTTCGCATGCGACGGCATTTACCATTCAAGAAAACCTTTCGATACGGATGGCCGAAGCACTGGCGGAACTTCCCATCGGCTGGCATATCACGCACGTAAGCGGCAAGGTGCGCAAAGTGTTTGAAAAAAACGTCAATCAACTTGAAACGCTCATCGCTCATAACCTGCCCGATACGGCACAGAACATGGTGTCTCCTTTTGCGATACTCGCGCTCATGTTGGTATTCGATTGGCGGCTCGGACTTATTTCCCTATTGCCGCTTGTGCTTGCTTTCGTGCTGCAAGCGGTTTTAATGCAAATCAGTTCAAATTCCGGCTTTATGCAAAAGTACGAAAATGCACTTGAGCAGATGAACAATGCGGGCACCGAATACGTACGCGGCATTTCGGTTATCAAAACCTTTAATCAGTCCGTGTATTATTTCAAAAACTTTTACACTTCTATTATGAACTACAAAGAATTTGTGTATAAATATTCGCTGTCGTGGGAAAACGGCTATTCGATTTTCCTCGCACTCGTTAAAGCGGGCTTTCTATTCCTGCTGCCTGCCGCTCTGTTGATAGCGGGCAGTGCGACGCTCGATCCTCGCTTTTTTTACAGTTTTGTGTTTTATCTTGCCTTTGCACCGGTTACCTACACCATGCTGATGAAAGTTATGTATGCAAATTCATTCAATCAGCGCTCAAACGATGCGCTCAACCGTATTGAAGATATCTTGCAAGCGCCGCTGACCAAAGAACCGGAAAAGTCCGTATTGCCCGAAAAATACGATATAGAATTTAGAGACGTAGTGTTTTCTTATAAAACGGAAACGGCGGGATCTGCGGAAACGGACACAGGGAACAAGGGCCGCGCCACAGTGAACGGCATCAGCTTGCATATTCCCGAACATTCGCTTACCGCTCTTGTCGGACCTTCAGGTGGAGGCAAAACGACCCTCGTCAATTTGCTCGGCCGCTTTTGGGAAATTGATTCAGGGGAAATCAGTATCGGCGGTGTCGATATCCGCGACATTAAAACAAGCGACCTTTTGCACACCGTCGGCTTTGTGTTTCAAGAAAATAAGCTCTTTAAAGAAAGTATTTTTGAAAACATCCGCTACGGCAAAAAAGACGCAAGCCGAGAAGAAGTGATGGAAGCCCTCCGTAAAGCCGAGTGCATGGACATCATCGAAAAACTGCCTGCCGGTATCGACACCGTGTACGGAACTAAGGGCACATACGTATCAGGCGGAGAAGCACAGAGGCTTGCCATTGCCCGCACCCTCTTGCAGGACGCACCGATTATCGTGCTGGACGAAGCAACCGCCTTTGCCGACGCCGAAAACGAACACAAAATCAAAAAGACATTCGACGTACTGCTCAAAGATAAAACCGTCATCATGATCGCCCACCGCCTCTCTTCGGTTGTAAACGCCGATAAAATCTGTGTCATCAACGAGGGCAAAATTGAAGAAGAAGGCACGCACACCGAACTGCTCGCACGGAAGGGCTTGTACGCAAGTATGTGGGATAATTTCCAAAAAGGCATCGAGTGGAAAGTATAG
- the pepT gene encoding peptidase T: protein MDYLKRFQKYISMDTKSNEENECCPSTPGQLELGKYLVKELTEMGLKAEQDKHGYVYSAIPANTDKKVPAIGFIAHMDTAPDLDGKCVNPKVFVYKGGDIKLNDEYTMTVKDFPFLKELEGQEIITTDGTTLLGADDKAGITIIMGAIEYLLAHPEIKHGEIKIGFTPDEEIGRGADLFDVKNFGADFAYTVDGGPLGELEYENFNAASVKIEIQGKNVHPGSAKNMMVNSLSAARELENMLPEEQKPEYTEGYEGFIHLTSIEGSVDFTKMSYIIRDHFMESFLHKKELMKTAVDFLNKKYGNIIKMEIKDSYYNMKEKIEPHMEIIELAKKSMTDVGIEPHIVPVRGGTDGARLSFMGLPCPNLFAGGYNFHGRFELIPTKSIEKGIELVVKIAENNAK, encoded by the coding sequence ATGGATTATCTTAAAAGATTTCAAAAATACATTTCGATGGACACTAAGTCCAACGAAGAAAATGAATGCTGTCCCAGTACTCCAGGACAGCTTGAGCTGGGAAAATACCTTGTAAAAGAATTGACCGAGATGGGCTTAAAGGCTGAGCAGGATAAGCACGGTTATGTTTATTCGGCCATTCCTGCAAACACCGATAAAAAGGTTCCCGCAATCGGTTTTATAGCCCACATGGATACGGCTCCCGATTTGGACGGCAAGTGCGTAAATCCGAAAGTTTTTGTGTACAAGGGCGGGGATATTAAACTCAACGATGAGTACACCATGACCGTCAAAGATTTTCCCTTCTTAAAAGAGCTTGAAGGTCAGGAGATTATTACAACCGACGGAACAACCCTCTTGGGTGCAGACGATAAGGCCGGTATTACAATTATCATGGGCGCTATAGAATATCTTTTGGCTCATCCCGAAATTAAACACGGCGAAATAAAAATCGGCTTTACTCCCGATGAAGAAATCGGAAGAGGTGCCGATCTTTTTGATGTAAAAAACTTCGGAGCGGACTTTGCCTATACCGTAGACGGCGGCCCCTTGGGTGAACTCGAATACGAAAACTTTAATGCCGCAAGCGTTAAGATAGAAATTCAAGGAAAGAATGTGCACCCGGGTTCTGCAAAAAATATGATGGTTAACTCTCTTTCTGCGGCAAGAGAATTGGAGAACATGCTTCCCGAAGAACAAAAGCCGGAATATACCGAAGGCTATGAAGGTTTTATTCATTTAACTTCTATTGAAGGGAGCGTTGATTTTACAAAGATGTCTTATATTATCCGAGATCACTTTATGGAAAGCTTCCTTCACAAAAAAGAACTTATGAAGACTGCTGTCGATTTTTTAAATAAAAAATACGGCAATATAATCAAGATGGAAATAAAAGATTCTTATTACAACATGAAAGAAAAAATCGAACCGCACATGGAAATAATTGAGCTTGCAAAAAAATCTATGACTGATGTCGGTATTGAACCCCATATAGTCCCGGTCAGGGGAGGGACTGACGGAGCCCGCCTTTCTTTTATGGGGCTTCCCTGTCCTAACCTTTTTGCAGGCGGTTATAATTTTCACGGACGCTTCGAGCTCATCCCCACAAAATCAATCGAAAAGGGAATTGAGCTTGTTGTAAAAATTGCAGAGAACAACGCCAAGTAG
- a CDS encoding PhnE/PtxC family ABC transporter permease, whose protein sequence is MIGTTKKIKIRRFSKQRVLILFVLIFLSSLTIISLFQMEKPDYGIQKAFLQFTEYSKDLFFFPKLSQKYSYADIFFSLLVSLSLALLTTVFGVVLAFFLGIAASENLSNKHLVKIIRTAMSLIRSVPTIIWVLIFSVVANIGAEAAVLGMSFHSTAYLVKGFSESFDGIDKKTIEALRACGASYIEIISQAVLPASINNLISWSFFRFEINFGNAVAVGAAAGAGGIGYELFMAGSLNFNMSEVGFISYLIFGTAIILEISSTRIRNRIRH, encoded by the coding sequence ATGATTGGAACAACAAAAAAAATAAAAATAAGAAGATTCTCAAAGCAAAGAGTATTAATTTTATTTGTTCTTATTTTTTTATCAAGCCTTACAATTATAAGCTTATTTCAAATGGAAAAGCCCGACTATGGAATTCAAAAAGCTTTTTTACAATTTACGGAATATTCAAAGGATTTATTTTTTTTCCCTAAGCTGTCGCAAAAATATTCTTATGCGGACATATTTTTTTCTCTTTTGGTAAGTTTAAGCCTTGCCCTTTTAACCACCGTCTTCGGAGTTGTGCTTGCTTTCTTTTTAGGGATAGCCGCCTCGGAAAATCTTTCAAACAAGCATCTTGTAAAAATCATAAGAACGGCAATGTCCCTTATCCGCTCCGTGCCGACAATTATTTGGGTTTTAATATTTTCGGTAGTTGCAAACATAGGAGCAGAGGCCGCCGTCCTCGGTATGAGCTTTCACAGCACAGCCTATCTCGTAAAAGGCTTTTCGGAAAGCTTTGATGGCATAGACAAAAAAACGATTGAGGCCTTAAGAGCCTGCGGAGCAAGCTACATCGAAATTATAAGTCAGGCAGTTCTCCCCGCTTCGATAAACAATCTAATCTCGTGGAGTTTTTTTAGATTTGAAATTAACTTCGGAAATGCTGTTGCCGTAGGAGCTGCGGCAGGGGCCGGCGGAATAGGTTACGAGCTTTTTATGGCAGGCTCTTTAAACTTTAATATGAGTGAAGTCGGCTTTATATCCTATCTTATTTTCGGAACGGCTATTATTTTGGAAATATCTTCGACAAGGATAAGAAACAGGATTAGACATTAG